A genomic stretch from Anaerococcus mediterraneensis includes:
- a CDS encoding ABC transporter ATP-binding protein: MENSIEVRGLVKKYKYLTAVDGLDLDVKKGRILGLLGPNGSGKSTTINCILSLLKKDAGSVKIYGKEMSPEAYDIKEKIGVVFQDVGVYDELNVYENIDYFCGLYIRDKNERKELIQRTLDLVGLNDFVKFKPKKLSGGLLRRLNIACGIAHRPDIIILDEPTVAVDPQSRNNILEGIKKLNQEGSTIIYTSHYMDEVDYLCDDIVIIDKGKVIAKGTSDELKDMIEVNEKISFVADNLPDQLVDKLKNMDHIIDFSYKDNTCKMTFSKSYEKLLSLVEILTESKVDYRSINVEKPSLNDVFLEFTGKDLRD, translated from the coding sequence ATGGAAAATTCGATAGAAGTTAGGGGTCTTGTCAAAAAATACAAGTACTTAACAGCAGTTGATGGTCTAGACTTAGATGTAAAGAAGGGGCGAATTTTGGGGCTTTTGGGTCCTAATGGTTCAGGCAAATCTACAACAATAAATTGTATCTTAAGTCTTTTAAAAAAAGACGCTGGCAGTGTCAAAATCTATGGCAAGGAAATGAGTCCAGAAGCCTACGATATAAAAGAAAAAATCGGTGTAGTTTTTCAAGATGTGGGCGTCTATGATGAACTAAATGTATATGAAAATATAGATTATTTTTGCGGATTATACATAAGAGATAAAAACGAAAGAAAAGAGCTAATCCAAAGGACTTTGGACTTGGTTGGCCTAAATGATTTTGTAAAATTTAAGCCTAAAAAACTTTCGGGCGGTCTTTTAAGAAGACTAAATATAGCCTGTGGCATAGCCCACAGACCTGATATAATTATCCTTGACGAGCCAACAGTAGCAGTAGATCCCCAATCTAGGAACAATATTTTGGAAGGGATTAAAAAGCTAAACCAGGAAGGCTCTACAATTATCTACACCTCTCACTACATGGATGAGGTTGATTATTTGTGCGATGATATAGTTATAATAGATAAGGGCAAGGTGATTGCCAAAGGAACATCGGATGAGCTTAAGGATATGATAGAAGTTAACGAGAAAATTTCCTTTGTAGCTGATAATTTGCCAGATCAATTGGTTGATAAACTTAAGAACATGGATCACATAATAGATTTTTCTTATAAGGATAATACATGCAAGATGACTTTTTCCAAAAGCTACGAGAAGCTTTTAAGCCTTGTGGAAATCCTTACAGAATCAAAAGTTGATTACAGGTCTATAAATGTTGAAAAACCAAGTTTAAATGACGTTTTCCTAGAGTTTACTGGCAAGGATTTGAGGGACTAG
- a CDS encoding aminoacetone oxidase family FAD-binding enzyme: MKSLVIGAGVGGLFFANLYDGQALIIDKNEFAGRKLLATGNGRCNFTNLNMGQEFYRSSNPGFYKYLIEKYDNYDLIDFFEKRGLLTTNLESGRCYPETLSSKTVRDILYMNAKEKSKFLFETEVLDIDFDKKLVICEDKKIPYDNLIIATGGISLAGSGSDGKIFEIIKKVHKVTRLSYGITNYKAKNPLSKKAKGVRVRARASLYIDDKYIGSSTDDVIFQNYGLTGTAIFDLSNDISYGLFEKKPIRVEVDLLSAYEFKTLVEIIEKLAKAHPNWDLYDLLRGLLNEKLIGDIIKRSGLGDKKASDLTNKEIKKLVGTIKALKFDLIAINDKENAQVTIGGVDSRYIDNKTCQSKIIDGLYFIGEVIDVDGACGGYNIQWAYSSARAVCQHLRSKNVKNQ; this comes from the coding sequence ATGAAAAGTCTAGTCATAGGAGCTGGCGTAGGTGGATTATTTTTTGCAAATCTCTACGATGGCCAGGCTCTGATAATAGATAAAAATGAATTTGCCGGTAGAAAACTTTTGGCCACAGGCAATGGCAGGTGCAATTTCACCAACCTAAATATGGGGCAAGAATTTTACAGGTCATCAAATCCAGGCTTTTATAAATACCTAATAGAAAAATACGACAACTATGATTTGATAGATTTTTTTGAAAAAAGAGGGCTTTTGACAACAAACTTAGAATCAGGTAGGTGCTACCCAGAGACCCTGAGCTCAAAAACTGTCAGAGATATCTTGTATATGAATGCCAAAGAAAAGTCAAAATTTCTCTTTGAAACTGAGGTTTTAGATATAGATTTTGACAAGAAACTAGTCATATGCGAGGATAAAAAAATCCCTTATGACAATCTTATCATAGCCACAGGAGGCATTAGCCTTGCTGGATCTGGATCTGATGGCAAGATTTTTGAAATAATAAAAAAAGTCCACAAGGTCACAAGGCTTTCCTATGGTATAACAAATTATAAGGCCAAAAATCCACTATCAAAAAAGGCCAAGGGAGTGCGAGTTAGGGCAAGAGCAAGCCTATATATAGATGATAAATATATAGGATCATCAACAGATGATGTGATTTTTCAAAACTATGGCCTAACTGGGACAGCAATTTTCGACCTGTCAAATGATATTTCCTATGGCTTGTTTGAAAAAAAGCCAATCAGGGTAGAAGTAGACTTGTTGAGTGCCTATGAGTTTAAAACCTTAGTAGAAATCATCGAAAAGCTTGCAAAAGCCCACCCAAATTGGGACCTTTATGATCTTTTGAGGGGTTTATTAAATGAAAAACTCATAGGTGATATTATAAAAAGATCGGGTCTTGGGGATAAAAAAGCAAGTGATCTTACTAATAAAGAAATAAAAAAACTTGTTGGAACGATCAAGGCTTTAAAATTTGACCTAATAGCTATCAACGATAAAGAAAACGCCCAAGTGACAATTGGGGGAGTCGATAGTAGGTATATAGATAATAAGACTTGCCAGTCAAAAATAATAGATGGCCTATATTTTATAGGCGAAGTTATAGATGTTGATGGGGCTTGCGGGGGGTACAATATCCAATGGGCATACTCATCAGCAAGAGCAGTATGCCAGCATTTAAGGAGTAAAAATGTTAAAAATCAATAG
- a CDS encoding NAD(P)H-dependent oxidoreductase: MLKINRNLREMKDKGESIKLAIIGCGKMGSSLISQLNKLDAMDVKLVVDRNPQKAIKALVGSGVSEDKIIYTDDYNEGYEVLEKGYIAVSTNYRLAYKLLQINAVIDCTGNPPFGAVIARKTIQYHKHMISFNVECDATVGPVLLDMAKKAGVVYTGILGDEPGAIMELVDNAYGMGLEVLVAAKGKNNPLDNYAGSEDLEKEARSKKLSPRMLTSFVDGTNSMIELNAVCNALGFLPDVFGCHGIKTSPETAVDDFRLKSQGGILNSYGVVEFSEGMAPGVFIIVTSDKEDVKDLMKFLGFGDGPNYLLYRPYHLTSLEAPITIYNAVVENEPTIAPIHGQVADTVTIAKRDIKKGEKLDGIGSDKVFGKLTSHDRCLREDLLPIGIITPKTEAIVDIPKDTVIDMSMVKIDEKATITRLRRRQNSMKL; the protein is encoded by the coding sequence ATGTTAAAAATCAATAGAAATTTAAGAGAAATGAAAGATAAGGGTGAGTCTATAAAACTTGCCATAATCGGATGCGGCAAGATGGGATCATCCCTAATCAGCCAACTTAACAAACTCGATGCCATGGATGTAAAACTAGTTGTAGATAGGAATCCACAAAAAGCCATTAAGGCCTTGGTAGGATCAGGTGTTTCAGAAGATAAAATAATTTATACAGATGATTATAATGAGGGCTATGAGGTTTTAGAAAAAGGCTATATAGCAGTTTCTACAAACTATAGACTAGCCTATAAACTCTTGCAAATAAATGCTGTCATAGACTGTACTGGCAACCCTCCTTTTGGAGCAGTCATTGCCAGAAAAACCATCCAGTACCACAAACATATGATAAGCTTCAATGTAGAATGCGATGCGACAGTAGGACCTGTACTTTTGGACATGGCAAAAAAAGCTGGAGTTGTCTATACAGGGATCCTTGGTGATGAGCCAGGAGCTATAATGGAGCTTGTGGACAATGCCTATGGTATGGGTCTTGAGGTTTTAGTAGCTGCCAAGGGCAAAAACAATCCTCTAGATAATTATGCTGGGTCAGAAGACCTAGAAAAAGAAGCAAGGTCCAAAAAACTTTCACCAAGAATGCTTACAAGCTTTGTAGACGGTACAAACTCCATGATAGAGCTAAATGCAGTCTGCAATGCCCTAGGATTTTTGCCAGATGTTTTTGGTTGCCACGGTATAAAAACTAGCCCTGAGACAGCAGTCGATGATTTTAGACTAAAAAGCCAGGGTGGGATCCTAAATTCATACGGAGTTGTAGAATTTTCTGAGGGAATGGCCCCAGGTGTATTTATAATCGTGACAAGCGACAAAGAAGATGTAAAAGACCTTATGAAGTTTTTAGGCTTTGGTGATGGTCCAAACTATCTACTCTACAGGCCTTACCATTTGACAAGCCTAGAAGCCCCTATCACAATCTATAATGCGGTAGTGGAAAATGAGCCAACCATAGCTCCAATCCACGGACAAGTAGCAGATACAGTCACCATTGCAAAAAGAGATATAAAAAAGGGAGAAAAACTAGATGGCATAGGATCTGACAAAGTCTTTGGCAAGCTAACCAGCCACGACAGATGCCTAAGAGAAGACCTCCTACCAATAGGAATCATAACTCCAAAAACAGAAGCAATTGTAGATATACCAAAAGATACAGTTATAGACATGTCCATGGTAAAAATCGATGAAAAAGCAACCATAACCAGACTTAGAAGAAGACAAAATTCAATGAAACTATAA
- a CDS encoding UDP-N-acetylmuramoyl-L-alanyl-D-glutamate--2,6-diaminopimelate ligase, with protein sequence MIKLSEIIEKIPYIDIKKAEDFDVVDVSNNSKEIKDGFIFVAVKGSIFDGHAYIYQAIKNGAKAVVFTEDIDFVGGITYIKVENPRDTFARISNIINDYPSKKMNLIAVTGTNGKTTTSKLIAFLIGRIFGKCANIGTDGADIDGEIIPTANTTPDINILNKILNKCLEKNIKYLTLEASSHGLAQKRLGGIDFKYGIFNNLSTEHLDYHKTMENYFAVKLSLFDQAENTIANIDDPWGAKAKDLFPKTITFGQSPQADIRAENIRKDEKGISFVIKGVDFFIKTIADYEIYNSLAAITTLYQMGASLEEISANISDFKGVASRFEYMDNDLGINIIIDFAHTPRAYEEIFKSLPRDKKKIVVFGIQGDRDENFRRLVGEIVAKNQAFAVITTDDPKFKTYEEISADIIKGIESFSGSYKMVKDRKEAIKEAIKMSDEGDYVLLLGKGEEDFIKLKGNEKTPYSEKETLKEVLEEL encoded by the coding sequence TTGATAAAATTAAGTGAGATTATAGAAAAAATACCATATATAGATATAAAAAAAGCAGAGGATTTTGATGTTGTAGATGTCAGCAACAACTCAAAAGAAATCAAAGATGGCTTTATTTTTGTAGCGGTCAAGGGATCTATTTTTGATGGCCATGCCTATATATACCAGGCTATAAAAAATGGGGCAAAGGCTGTGGTTTTTACTGAAGACATTGACTTTGTAGGAGGGATCACCTATATAAAAGTAGAAAATCCTAGAGATACTTTTGCTAGGATTTCAAATATTATAAATGACTATCCGTCAAAAAAAATGAATTTGATAGCTGTCACAGGGACCAATGGCAAAACCACTACCAGCAAGCTAATAGCATTTTTGATCGGAAGGATTTTTGGTAAGTGCGCTAATATCGGCACAGATGGGGCAGATATAGACGGGGAAATAATCCCAACTGCAAATACAACCCCAGATATAAATATCCTAAATAAGATCCTAAATAAATGTTTAGAAAAAAATATAAAATACCTGACCCTAGAGGCTTCAAGCCATGGGCTTGCCCAAAAAAGACTTGGGGGAATTGATTTTAAGTATGGAATTTTTAATAACTTATCAACTGAGCATTTAGACTACCACAAAACAATGGAAAATTATTTTGCAGTCAAGCTTTCTCTTTTTGACCAAGCAGAAAACACTATTGCAAATATAGATGATCCTTGGGGAGCCAAGGCCAAAGACCTTTTTCCAAAAACTATAACTTTTGGCCAGAGTCCACAAGCTGATATCAGGGCAGAAAATATTAGAAAAGATGAAAAGGGCATAAGCTTTGTGATAAAGGGTGTGGACTTTTTTATAAAAACCATAGCAGATTATGAAATTTATAACTCCTTAGCAGCTATCACTACCCTTTACCAGATGGGGGCAAGCCTTGAAGAAATCAGTGCAAATATTTCTGATTTTAAGGGAGTGGCATCTCGTTTTGAATATATGGATAATGACCTTGGCATAAATATCATAATTGACTTTGCCCACACACCAAGGGCCTATGAGGAAATTTTTAAATCCTTGCCAAGAGATAAGAAAAAAATAGTAGTTTTTGGTATCCAGGGTGATAGGGATGAAAATTTTAGGAGACTTGTAGGCGAGATTGTGGCAAAAAATCAAGCCTTTGCTGTGATAACAACAGATGATCCAAAGTTTAAAACTTATGAAGAGATAAGTGCAGATATCATAAAGGGCATAGAATCTTTTTCTGGCTCCTACAAAATGGTCAAGGATAGGAAGGAAGCCATAAAAGAAGCTATAAAAATGTCTGATGAGGGGGACTATGTCCTACTTTTGGGCAAGGGCGAAGAAGATTTTATAAAGCTAAAGGGCAATGAAAAAACACCTTATAGTGAAAAAGAAACCCTCAAAGAAGTATTGGAAGAATTATGA
- the ilvA gene encoding threonine ammonia-lyase has translation MFDFIKAKERIDQVANPTHLIFSEVFSESSNNNVYIKPENLQKTGSFKLRGAYNKLSKLDKQSAAKGIVTASAGNHAQGVAFSANKLGMKAIICMPEHTPMIKVQGTLKYGAEVDLFGESFDACKEHALELAKEKGYTFIPPFDDMDVIEGQGTIGLEILEDLKYVDYVIVPVGGGGLISGVAKCIKQISPLIKIIGVEPYSARSMKESIKKGQIVTLNGVDTIADGTAVARVGDLNYEICKDYVDDWITVTDEEILMAFIKLIEKHKLIAEPSGCLSLAALDKLNFFNKNVVCLVSGGNIDMSFISQLINKGLYESGQITRIEVEIANIPGKLQELLTLIAQTKANVISIEHDGFKQVSRFKNINVELTLETNGKDHAEKIRQAIIKKGYILH, from the coding sequence ATGTTTGATTTTATAAAAGCCAAGGAGAGGATAGACCAAGTCGCCAATCCTACCCACCTTATATTTTCAGAAGTTTTTTCTGAATCATCAAATAATAATGTATATATAAAACCAGAAAATTTACAAAAAACTGGCTCTTTTAAACTCAGAGGAGCCTACAACAAATTGTCAAAACTAGATAAGCAATCAGCTGCCAAGGGCATAGTCACAGCAAGTGCTGGCAACCACGCCCAGGGAGTAGCTTTTTCTGCCAACAAACTAGGAATGAAGGCTATAATCTGTATGCCAGAGCATACTCCAATGATAAAAGTCCAAGGGACTTTGAAATACGGGGCAGAAGTTGACCTGTTTGGGGAAAGTTTTGATGCCTGCAAGGAACATGCCCTAGAACTTGCAAAAGAAAAAGGCTATACCTTCATACCTCCTTTTGATGATATGGATGTCATAGAAGGCCAGGGCACAATAGGTCTTGAAATATTAGAAGATTTAAAATATGTTGACTATGTCATAGTACCTGTTGGCGGTGGCGGACTTATATCTGGAGTTGCCAAATGCATCAAACAGATATCTCCCCTTATAAAAATAATCGGAGTAGAGCCTTATTCAGCCAGGTCTATGAAAGAATCAATAAAAAAAGGTCAAATCGTGACTCTAAACGGGGTTGATACCATAGCTGATGGTACAGCCGTAGCCAGGGTTGGTGACCTAAATTACGAAATATGCAAGGACTATGTCGATGACTGGATAACAGTCACTGACGAGGAGATCCTCATGGCCTTTATAAAACTTATAGAAAAACACAAACTAATAGCCGAGCCTTCTGGTTGCTTGTCCCTAGCTGCCCTTGATAAGCTAAACTTTTTTAACAAAAATGTAGTTTGTCTAGTAAGTGGGGGCAATATCGATATGTCCTTTATAAGCCAGCTTATAAACAAGGGACTTTATGAATCAGGACAGATCACAAGGATAGAAGTAGAGATTGCAAATATACCTGGCAAACTCCAGGAGCTTTTGACTCTCATTGCCCAGACCAAGGCAAATGTAATCTCAATCGAGCATGATGGTTTCAAACAAGTATCTAGGTTTAAAAATATAAATGTCGAGCTAACCCTAGAGACCAACGGCAAGGACCATGCCGAAAAAATCAGACAGGCTATCATAAAGAAAGGATATATCCTACATTGA
- the fsa gene encoding fructose-6-phosphate aldolase, which produces MKFFLDTANVEQIKRINDLGLCDGVTTNPSLIYKEGRDFKEVVTEIASFVDGPISAEVTSYDYENMVKEARDIAKWADNIVVKIPMTEDGLKAINTLSKEGIKTNCTLIFSVSQGLMAAKAGATYISPFVGRIDDMGEDGIRLIEDLRIVLDNYGLESEIIAASIRTNKHLEDSALAGAHIATIPGTLFEKMWTHPLTTQGIESFKKDWDSFLAESK; this is translated from the coding sequence ATGAAATTTTTCTTAGACACAGCGAATGTAGAACAGATTAAAAGAATCAACGATCTTGGCCTTTGCGATGGAGTTACAACCAATCCATCCCTAATCTATAAAGAAGGCAGAGATTTTAAAGAAGTCGTTACAGAAATAGCATCCTTCGTAGATGGACCAATATCAGCAGAAGTTACAAGCTATGACTATGAAAATATGGTCAAAGAAGCCCGTGATATTGCAAAATGGGCTGACAACATAGTAGTCAAAATCCCAATGACAGAAGACGGTCTAAAGGCAATCAATACCCTTTCTAAAGAAGGTATCAAAACAAATTGCACCTTGATCTTTTCAGTAAGCCAAGGACTAATGGCAGCAAAAGCTGGCGCTACCTACATCTCACCATTTGTAGGTAGGATCGATGACATGGGAGAAGACGGAATAAGACTTATAGAAGATCTTAGAATTGTCCTTGATAACTATGGTCTAGAAAGTGAAATCATAGCAGCATCTATCAGAACAAATAAACACTTAGAAGACTCTGCCCTAGCAGGAGCTCACATAGCTACAATCCCAGGAACCCTATTTGAAAAAATGTGGACCCACCCACTAACAACTCAGGGTATAGAAAGCTTCAAAAAAGATTGGGATTCATTCTTAGCAGAATCTAAATAA
- a CDS encoding ABC transporter permease: protein MFLHSFKNTFKYLLRQKSMIFWALVFPMILGIFFKLAFGGITENNKFEAIEIAVSERALSDENFKTFLETMEDENYFKITKASDKEILDTNSDIRVYIEEKDKIFTRKSGIEETIVGTILNDYLQKSEMITRIMKENPQTDMAKLLNVEDHIKDESRKNMDPINTFFYTLVGMTTIYGYMWGLYVIYQYEANLSVNAKRNAVAPIKKSTSLLASILVSWIINFVITLIFIFYLDKALGVEFGGRMWLLVLLSLVSSLAGVALGILIGVSNKKSIEFKINLGIAVSMLMSFLSGMMISSVKVLIQEKMPILGKINPVSVVTDAIYSLYYYESTGRFYQNIGLLILIIMAFFLASLFFMRGKEYESL, encoded by the coding sequence ATGTTTTTGCATTCTTTTAAAAATACTTTTAAATATCTCTTGAGACAAAAGTCCATGATCTTTTGGGCCCTTGTATTTCCAATGATTTTAGGCATTTTTTTCAAACTCGCTTTTGGAGGTATTACTGAAAATAATAAGTTTGAAGCAATTGAAATCGCCGTAAGCGAAAGGGCCTTATCCGATGAGAATTTCAAAACTTTCCTAGAAACAATGGAAGATGAGAATTATTTTAAAATTACAAAGGCCAGTGACAAAGAAATCTTAGATACAAATTCAGATATTAGAGTCTATATAGAAGAAAAGGATAAAATTTTTACAAGAAAATCTGGTATTGAGGAAACCATAGTAGGCACAATTTTAAATGATTATTTACAAAAATCTGAGATGATTACAAGGATTATGAAAGAAAATCCTCAAACTGATATGGCAAAACTTTTGAATGTAGAAGACCACATCAAGGATGAATCTAGAAAAAACATGGACCCTATAAATACCTTTTTCTACACCCTTGTTGGGATGACCACAATTTATGGCTATATGTGGGGGCTTTATGTAATTTACCAATACGAGGCAAACTTATCTGTAAACGCCAAAAGAAACGCAGTTGCACCTATAAAAAAATCGACAAGTTTACTAGCTTCTATACTTGTTTCTTGGATTATAAATTTTGTCATTACTCTTATCTTTATTTTCTATCTTGATAAGGCTTTGGGAGTTGAATTTGGCGGAAGGATGTGGCTTTTAGTTCTCTTATCCTTGGTATCTTCCCTAGCAGGAGTTGCCCTGGGTATTCTAATTGGAGTCTCAAATAAAAAATCAATCGAATTTAAGATAAACCTAGGTATTGCAGTCAGCATGCTAATGAGTTTTTTATCTGGGATGATGATTTCAAGTGTAAAGGTGCTTATCCAAGAGAAAATGCCAATTTTAGGGAAAATCAATCCGGTTTCTGTCGTTACAGATGCAATTTACTCCCTATATTATTATGAG